From the genome of Muricauda sp. SCSIO 64092, one region includes:
- the yihA gene encoding ribosome biogenesis GTP-binding protein YihA/YsxC, translating to MKITSAEFVMSNSDVLKCPKEALPEYAFIGRSNVGKSSLINMLVDNKNLAKTSGRPGKTQLINHFKINNNWFLVDLPGYGYARVSKKEKKTFQKYITAYFLKRKQLVSAFVLVDIRHEPQKIDMEFMEWLGTNGIPFSIVFTKADKLKSEAINIRVDFYLNTLKEGAWEEVPPHFITSSTKYLGREALLAYIDAINHKVAQGWS from the coding sequence ATGAAAATTACATCCGCCGAATTCGTAATGAGCAATTCCGATGTGCTCAAATGCCCCAAAGAAGCACTACCTGAATACGCTTTTATTGGCCGTTCCAATGTGGGAAAGTCATCACTTATCAATATGTTGGTCGATAACAAAAATCTGGCCAAAACCTCTGGAAGACCGGGTAAGACCCAGCTCATCAACCATTTTAAGATCAATAACAATTGGTTTTTAGTGGACCTGCCGGGTTATGGCTATGCGCGTGTGTCCAAAAAGGAAAAAAAGACCTTTCAAAAATACATCACTGCGTACTTCTTGAAACGAAAGCAACTGGTTTCCGCATTTGTACTGGTTGATATTCGGCACGAGCCCCAAAAAATTGATATGGAATTTATGGAATGGTTGGGGACCAATGGTATTCCATTTTCCATTGTTTTCACCAAAGCCGACAAGCTCAAGTCCGAAGCCATAAACATCCGGGTCGATTTTTATCTCAATACCCTGAAGGAAGGCGCCTGGGAAGAAGTGCCGCCTCACTTTATCACCTCATCCACAAAATACTTGGGACGCGAAGCGCTTTTGGCCTATATTGATGCTATAAACCATAAGGTTGCCCAAGGTTGGTCATGA
- a CDS encoding GTPase encodes MKTITIMRYLLGEMENVQKLLFIYNANSGKANAFLDSMHKVFSPQTYDCKLCELTFGVALENRIWKKFRQETDREMVFLHKDEFAKKYKSKFGYKFSFPIVLTEGGNGLEVVISTEELNQLKTVHDLVGLVKERLELI; translated from the coding sequence GTGAAAACAATTACTATTATGCGTTATCTTTTGGGAGAAATGGAAAACGTTCAAAAACTACTTTTTATCTACAATGCCAACTCGGGCAAGGCCAATGCTTTTTTGGACAGTATGCACAAAGTGTTCAGTCCCCAAACGTATGACTGTAAGTTATGCGAACTGACCTTTGGCGTAGCCTTGGAAAATAGGATATGGAAAAAATTTAGACAAGAAACCGATCGGGAGATGGTATTCCTCCATAAAGACGAGTTTGCCAAGAAATACAAAAGCAAGTTTGGGTACAAATTTTCGTTTCCCATTGTCCTTACTGAGGGAGGAAATGGTTTGGAGGTTGTGATTTCTACAGAAGAACTCAATCAGTTAAAAACGGTTCATGATTTGGTTGGTTTGGTAAAAGAGCGCTTGGAATTAATCTAA
- a CDS encoding DUF1287 domain-containing protein yields MRNPIFILFLIILYATPAIAQDGFYQKLAENALVLTEDKVVYDPSYFAIPYPNGDVPSGKGVCTDVIIRAYRKMDIDLQKQVHEDMRSNFDNYPKIWGLKRPDTNIDHRRVPNLMVFFERFGETLPITREGKEYKAGDIVCWNLGGAVTHIGIVSPKKSHDGKRPLMVHNIGSGQVLQDCLFDYKIIGHYRYNNGLSP; encoded by the coding sequence ATGCGTAACCCTATATTTATCCTGTTTCTGATTATCCTATACGCCACCCCTGCCATAGCTCAGGATGGGTTTTATCAAAAATTAGCTGAAAATGCCCTTGTTCTTACCGAGGATAAGGTAGTTTACGACCCCAGTTATTTCGCAATCCCTTACCCCAATGGGGATGTTCCTTCGGGTAAGGGGGTCTGCACGGACGTAATCATAAGGGCTTATCGTAAAATGGATATCGATCTTCAAAAGCAAGTTCATGAAGACATGCGGTCCAACTTTGACAACTATCCCAAGATTTGGGGCCTAAAAAGACCGGACACCAATATTGACCACAGAAGGGTTCCAAATCTCATGGTGTTTTTTGAGCGATTTGGGGAAACGCTGCCCATAACAAGAGAAGGAAAAGAGTACAAAGCCGGGGATATCGTATGTTGGAACCTTGGCGGGGCCGTTACCCATATTGGCATTGTGAGCCCCAAAAAATCCCATGATGGGAAACGCCCCCTAATGGTCCATAACATTGGTTCGGGCCAGGTTTTACAGGATTGCCTTTTTGACTATAAAATCATTGGACATTACCGTTACAACAACGGGCTTAGCCCTTGA
- a CDS encoding penicillin-binding protein: protein MNRLYLVAGGLFVFAIGVVVKLVDIQMVKGETYKAKALQKTERMFTIEPNRGNIYADDGSLLAASVAKYEIRFDANTVKPKVWEEHIGPLCDSLGQLFNKPSSHYLQMLRKARANKNGYKLIARNVSYLDYARMRKFPMFRLGPNRGGFIEKHRVVREYPLGKMAARTIGYERVDENGYFTRVGLDGAFGFSYLRGREGKRLKQKSAGSQWKPVGFNNTVEPKDGQDIVTTINTNIQDVAHHALLAQLEKYKADHGCVVVMETRTGEIKAISNLGRTEEGTYYEKLNYAVGESHEPGSTFKLMSLLAALEDQVIDTNSVVDTGKGKYKVYDRMVKDSKWGGYGEISVAEAFAVSSNTAFAKIIHENYKERPEKFVNRLMNMGLHQDLDLPIVGEGQPVLRYPGDKGWSGISLAWMSHGYEVAMTPIQTLTFYNAIANDGEMVRPRFLKEARIGGKVIKEFKKDVINSSICSEENVEKAQQLLKNVVDKDFGTGNGLYSANFSMAGKTGTCQKNYVAKDPDKLAYISSFVGYFPADNPKYSCIVVIHEPDKGVGYYGADVSGPVFKSLAQKIYSNSPVVEEVTSLTPKNEGLEGNYGQFYARAQEKLNAIPNLRGMSAMDAISLLENMGLEVEVKGNGKVKAQSVKAGTHAKEVNKIILELS from the coding sequence ATGAATAGGTTGTATCTGGTTGCCGGGGGATTGTTCGTTTTTGCCATTGGGGTAGTGGTCAAACTTGTGGATATTCAAATGGTGAAAGGGGAAACCTACAAGGCCAAGGCCCTACAAAAGACCGAACGTATGTTCACCATTGAGCCCAACCGGGGCAATATCTATGCCGATGATGGAAGTCTATTGGCGGCTTCGGTGGCCAAATATGAAATCCGGTTTGATGCCAACACCGTGAAACCCAAGGTTTGGGAGGAGCATATTGGTCCACTGTGCGATTCCTTGGGCCAATTGTTCAATAAACCCTCATCCCATTACCTTCAAATGCTTCGCAAGGCAAGGGCCAATAAGAACGGCTACAAACTCATTGCCCGCAATGTCTCCTATTTGGATTATGCGAGAATGCGAAAGTTTCCCATGTTTCGATTGGGTCCCAACAGAGGAGGGTTTATAGAAAAACATCGCGTTGTTCGTGAATATCCATTGGGGAAAATGGCGGCTAGGACCATTGGTTATGAAAGGGTGGATGAAAACGGATACTTCACCCGCGTGGGATTGGACGGTGCTTTTGGCTTTAGTTATTTACGTGGGAGGGAAGGTAAGCGTCTCAAGCAGAAAAGTGCGGGTAGCCAGTGGAAACCTGTAGGGTTTAACAATACTGTGGAACCCAAGGATGGTCAGGATATCGTAACGACGATCAACACCAATATTCAGGATGTGGCCCATCATGCCCTATTGGCGCAATTGGAGAAATATAAAGCGGACCATGGTTGCGTTGTGGTCATGGAAACAAGGACAGGGGAAATCAAGGCCATTTCAAATCTGGGGAGAACTGAGGAAGGTACGTACTATGAAAAACTGAACTATGCCGTTGGGGAATCCCATGAGCCGGGCTCTACCTTTAAGCTAATGAGCTTGTTGGCGGCATTGGAGGATCAGGTGATTGATACAAATAGTGTTGTGGATACCGGAAAGGGAAAATATAAGGTCTATGACCGTATGGTCAAAGATTCCAAATGGGGTGGATACGGTGAAATCTCGGTAGCAGAGGCCTTTGCGGTTTCTTCCAATACGGCATTTGCCAAGATCATCCATGAAAACTATAAAGAGAGGCCGGAAAAGTTTGTAAACCGCTTAATGAATATGGGGTTGCATCAAGATTTGGATTTGCCGATCGTTGGTGAAGGTCAGCCCGTATTGCGGTATCCAGGCGATAAGGGATGGTCTGGAATTTCATTGGCCTGGATGTCCCATGGGTATGAAGTGGCCATGACACCCATACAGACCTTAACATTTTACAATGCCATTGCCAATGATGGGGAAATGGTACGTCCCCGTTTTTTAAAAGAAGCCCGGATAGGGGGCAAGGTAATCAAGGAATTTAAGAAGGACGTCATCAATTCCTCCATCTGTTCCGAGGAAAATGTAGAAAAGGCACAGCAACTGCTCAAAAATGTGGTGGATAAAGATTTCGGAACTGGTAACGGGCTGTATTCGGCCAATTTTTCCATGGCTGGGAAAACAGGGACCTGTCAAAAGAATTATGTGGCCAAGGACCCGGACAAATTAGCCTATATTTCTTCATTCGTAGGTTATTTTCCGGCAGACAATCCCAAGTATTCCTGTATTGTGGTGATTCATGAACCGGATAAAGGTGTGGGGTATTATGGTGCGGACGTATCTGGCCCCGTATTCAAGTCCCTTGCACAAAAAATATACTCCAATTCACCGGTAGTGGAGGAGGTAACATCTTTGACCCCAAAAAACGAGGGACTGGAAGGGAATTATGGGCAATTCTATGCCAGGGCACAGGAAAAGTTGAATGCGATTCCCAACCTCCGTGGCATGAGTGCCATGGATGCCATTTCCCTATTGGAAAATATGGGACTGGAAGTTGAGGTCAAGGGGAATGGGAAGGTAAAAGCACAATCCGTAAAGGCCGGGACCCATGCCAAAGAGGTCAACAAAATTATTTTGGAACTGTCGTGA
- a CDS encoding UDP-N-acetylmuramoyl-L-alanyl-D-glutamate--2,6-diaminopimelate ligase: MKLLKDILYGVGLKAVHGDTSVMVNAIHFDSRKIAMDDVFVAIPGTQIDGHQFIPQVVNTGAKAIVCEEFPELMVNGVTYLQVDNSQRALAIMAANFYGNPSKNLKLVGVTGTNGKTTVTTLLYRLFKKAGYKVGLISTIKIMVDDNEHPTTHTTPDSLTINSYLDMMSEEGVEYCFMEVSSHGIHQKRAEGLFFEGAIFTNLSHDHLDYHKTFAAYRDTKKKLFDGLPKTAFALTNVDDKNGMVMLQNTKARKVTYALKSYADYRGQILERQINGQLLKFNENELWSKLIGDFNAYNLLAIYATADMLGLETLEILRLVSELENVDGRFQYFISKKKITAIVDYAHTPDALKNVLITINALRTGNENVITVVGCGGDRDKSKRPVMGHIASEMSNQAIFTSDNPRSESPSKIIDEMEKGVEAQNTKKVLSIENRKQAIKTACKLAMANDIILVAGKGHETYQETKGVRADFDDFKEVTTALKELNK, encoded by the coding sequence GTGAAGTTGTTGAAGGACATATTATACGGGGTTGGCCTAAAGGCGGTACACGGGGATACCAGTGTTATGGTAAATGCCATTCATTTCGATTCCAGAAAAATCGCTATGGATGATGTTTTCGTAGCTATTCCAGGTACACAAATTGATGGGCACCAGTTTATACCACAAGTGGTCAATACGGGTGCAAAAGCCATTGTTTGTGAGGAATTCCCGGAATTGATGGTCAACGGGGTGACGTACCTCCAGGTAGACAATAGCCAAAGGGCATTGGCTATTATGGCAGCAAACTTTTATGGAAATCCCTCTAAAAACCTAAAGCTTGTTGGAGTTACCGGAACCAACGGGAAAACAACGGTAACCACGTTGTTGTATCGACTCTTTAAAAAAGCAGGCTATAAAGTGGGTTTAATTTCCACCATTAAAATTATGGTGGATGATAACGAACACCCAACCACCCATACCACTCCCGATTCCCTGACCATCAATAGCTATTTGGATATGATGAGCGAAGAAGGGGTTGAGTATTGTTTTATGGAAGTGAGTTCTCATGGCATCCATCAAAAACGTGCCGAAGGCTTGTTTTTTGAAGGCGCCATTTTTACCAATTTGTCACATGATCATTTGGATTACCACAAAACGTTTGCCGCCTATCGCGATACCAAGAAAAAGTTGTTCGACGGTTTGCCCAAAACGGCCTTTGCGCTCACCAATGTGGATGATAAGAATGGAATGGTGATGTTGCAGAACACCAAGGCAAGAAAAGTCACCTATGCCTTAAAATCATATGCCGACTATAGGGGTCAGATCCTGGAACGGCAGATCAATGGACAACTGTTGAAGTTTAATGAGAATGAGCTGTGGTCCAAACTTATAGGGGACTTTAATGCGTACAATCTGTTGGCCATTTATGCCACAGCGGATATGCTGGGACTGGAAACCTTGGAAATACTTCGCCTGGTGAGCGAATTGGAAAATGTGGACGGGAGATTCCAATATTTTATATCGAAAAAGAAAATTACGGCAATTGTTGATTATGCCCATACACCGGATGCGCTTAAAAATGTGCTGATTACCATCAACGCATTGAGGACTGGAAATGAAAACGTCATCACCGTAGTGGGGTGTGGTGGTGATCGTGATAAGTCGAAGCGTCCGGTTATGGGTCATATCGCATCGGAAATGAGCAATCAGGCCATTTTTACATCGGACAATCCAAGAAGTGAATCACCGAGTAAGATTATTGATGAAATGGAAAAAGGTGTGGAAGCCCAAAACACCAAAAAGGTGCTGTCCATAGAAAACAGGAAGCAGGCCATTAAAACTGCCTGTAAACTGGCCATGGCCAATGACATCATATTGGTTGCGGGAAAGGGACATGAGACCTATCAGGAAACGAAGGGCGTACGTGCGGATTTTGATGATTTTAAAGAAGTGACCACAGCATTAAAGGAATTAAATAAGTAG
- a CDS encoding DUF3307 domain-containing protein: protein MDFIIVLIGHWVGDYLFQTRNMAIKKSSSIKWLLIHVFTYTAVLFVVAQFLFSWQVGLGYTLFNGALHLIVDFFTSKLTTKYQDRPHIFYPILGFDQLLHTICLYWTFINSDVLAL, encoded by the coding sequence ATGGATTTCATTATTGTCCTTATTGGCCACTGGGTGGGTGATTACCTCTTCCAGACCAGAAACATGGCCATTAAAAAGAGTAGCAGTATCAAATGGCTGCTAATTCATGTATTTACTTATACCGCGGTGCTTTTTGTTGTGGCCCAGTTCCTGTTTTCATGGCAGGTTGGTCTCGGATACACGCTATTTAATGGTGCTTTGCACCTGATTGTAGACTTTTTTACCAGTAAACTGACCACAAAATATCAAGACAGGCCCCATATTTTCTATCCTATTTTGGGTTTTGACCAGTTGCTGCATACCATTTGTTTGTATTGGACCTTTATAAATTCCGATGTTTTGGCCTTATAA
- the gldC gene encoding gliding motility protein GldC → MAVAHTSEIRLKVGLDENRVPEELTWSAEDGGVENEEAKAMLLSVWDSKNKESLKIDLWTKDMPVDEMKLFFHQTLVTLSDTFMRATQDEKMTATMKDFCEYFAEKLELKG, encoded by the coding sequence ATGGCAGTAGCACATACTTCAGAAATACGATTAAAAGTGGGACTGGACGAGAATAGGGTTCCAGAGGAACTCACCTGGTCCGCGGAAGACGGAGGAGTGGAAAATGAGGAAGCAAAGGCCATGTTGCTATCTGTTTGGGACAGTAAAAACAAGGAATCCCTAAAAATTGATCTTTGGACCAAGGATATGCCGGTGGATGAGATGAAACTCTTTTTTCATCAAACCCTGGTCACCTTGTCAGATACCTTTATGCGTGCCACGCAAGATGAGAAAATGACGGCGACCATGAAGGACTTTTGTGAGTATTTTGCCGAAAAGTTGGAGCTCAAGGGCTAA
- a CDS encoding division/cell wall cluster transcriptional repressor MraZ, with amino-acid sequence MTSIVGQHDCKADAKGRIILPTSLKNKLMPFMGDDFVIKRSVDHDCLELYPRVKFDELMKQVMSHPNKGKQFRLWLRKYTAGLKDDVTIDRDSGRLQIPKNLIGFAGIEKEVVLNAAHTFVEIWAKPKYEENLDSMTDKEFDDFSEEIFNGGAQGIPPTGTS; translated from the coding sequence GTGACTTCCATTGTTGGACAACATGATTGCAAAGCGGATGCCAAGGGTAGGATAATTCTGCCCACATCGCTAAAAAACAAATTAATGCCCTTTATGGGGGATGATTTTGTTATTAAGCGTTCCGTGGACCATGATTGCTTGGAATTGTATCCGCGGGTGAAGTTCGATGAATTGATGAAGCAGGTCATGTCCCATCCCAACAAGGGTAAACAATTTCGTCTTTGGTTGCGCAAATACACAGCGGGGTTAAAAGATGATGTCACTATTGATAGGGATTCGGGAAGACTTCAAATACCAAAAAACCTAATAGGGTTTGCGGGAATTGAGAAGGAAGTTGTGCTGAATGCCGCCCATACGTTCGTGGAAATATGGGCTAAACCAAAATATGAGGAGAATCTGGATTCCATGACTGATAAGGAATTTGACGATTTCTCTGAAGAAATTTTCAATGGAGGAGCACAGGGCATACCACCTACCGGTACTTCTTAA
- the rsmH gene encoding 16S rRNA (cytosine(1402)-N(4))-methyltransferase RsmH: MEEHRAYHLPVLLKESVDGLNIKEDGVYVDVTFGGGGHSTEILKRLGSKGRLIAFDQDEDALANTIKDGRFELINENFRFLKRFLKFYGILKVDGILADFGVSSHQFDVAERGFSTRFDAALDMRMDQRMAKSAYHLVNQRSAEELTKVFLEFGELRSAKGIAHAIVAERSRRPIETTDGLKHAIAKFLPRGKENKTLAKVYQAIRIEVNEEVLALKEFLEQVPEVLDKGGRLSVISYHSLEDRLVKRFIRDGKFEGQAEKDFYGNVDVPLKKIGGLIVPSSEEIAKNNRARSAKLRIAERI; the protein is encoded by the coding sequence ATGGAGGAGCACAGGGCATACCACCTACCGGTACTTCTTAAGGAATCGGTAGATGGATTGAACATAAAAGAAGACGGGGTTTATGTGGATGTCACCTTTGGTGGAGGGGGCCATTCCACTGAAATATTGAAACGGCTGGGCAGTAAGGGAAGGTTGATTGCCTTTGATCAAGATGAAGATGCACTGGCCAATACCATTAAGGATGGAAGATTTGAATTGATCAATGAGAATTTTCGGTTCCTTAAACGATTTTTAAAGTTCTATGGCATTCTAAAAGTTGATGGAATCTTGGCTGACTTTGGGGTGTCTTCCCATCAGTTTGATGTGGCCGAACGAGGATTTTCCACAAGGTTTGATGCGGCATTGGATATGCGAATGGACCAAAGAATGGCCAAAAGTGCCTATCATTTGGTGAATCAACGTAGCGCGGAGGAGTTGACCAAGGTCTTTCTTGAATTTGGGGAACTGCGAAGTGCTAAGGGCATAGCGCATGCCATTGTGGCCGAAAGGTCGCGGAGGCCGATTGAAACAACGGATGGCCTTAAACATGCCATTGCAAAATTTTTGCCAAGGGGAAAGGAGAATAAAACTTTGGCAAAGGTTTATCAGGCCATTCGGATTGAGGTAAATGAGGAGGTCTTGGCGTTGAAGGAATTCTTGGAGCAGGTTCCCGAAGTGTTGGATAAAGGGGGGAGGTTGAGTGTAATAAGTTACCATTCCCTGGAAGACAGATTGGTAAAGCGGTTCATCCGGGATGGCAAATTTGAGGGTCAGGCAGAAAAGGACTTTTATGGTAATGTGGACGTGCCATTGAAAAAGATAGGGGGACTTATAGTTCCGTCAAGTGAAGAAATAGCAAAAAACAATAGGGCGCGTAGTGCTAAGCTTCGGATAGCGGAGCGAATTTAG
- a CDS encoding FtsL-like putative cell division protein yields MKKGLLDILKGRFLVSGDAPKNWLFLLFASFLAALMISSSHRADKKVTKISELNEEVRAMRSEFVALRQQLQQMRLESTLRVEVVDNGLKPTAVPPQKIIVKSEE; encoded by the coding sequence ATGAAAAAAGGATTATTGGATATTTTAAAAGGTAGGTTTTTGGTGAGTGGGGATGCTCCCAAAAACTGGCTGTTCCTTCTTTTTGCATCCTTTCTGGCGGCCCTGATGATTTCCAGCAGCCATCGTGCGGATAAAAAAGTAACCAAAATTTCCGAATTGAACGAAGAAGTGCGTGCGATGCGCAGTGAGTTTGTGGCTTTGCGACAACAACTTCAACAAATGCGTTTGGAATCCACTTTGCGAGTGGAAGTAGTGGACAATGGATTGAAACCTACAGCTGTTCCCCCTCAAAAAATAATAGTTAAATCCGAAGAATAG
- a CDS encoding serine hydrolase domain-containing protein, with product MKNSCFALIALLLLTSCSTSDNTKSVTKNTEQFKLELQHLKEYFHIPGLAVLVQKGDSVLYEDYFGHANVEEDIKVDSTTQFPIASITKVFAGVALFKLQEEGKLSFEDAINTYFDDPIFDDSIKIKHVLSHTSQGSPGENFYYSYRFGALTHVIEKASKTSFGDYIGNGIFVPLDLQNTFLLTDSTSVTKTMARPYNFDEQVVAGQVEYGASASAGIVSNPRDMAKFSKALDDNVLLDETSKLGMYTPFASHLPYGHGIFSQVFNGKKVLWAYGQYDSYSSLLLKVPEDHLSLIILANNNLMSDPARLIYGDGLSSLFTQSFLKNYVFDFGDMPLFESGNGTEKFQNTELHRKKLLAEALASSFMARFDDSELEKSKKLLRQLFKQYPDYPAYADLNLLHNLTFIKDVHFSKDLGPFDEFDPQIEAIANTLLKKDQDNPYVNIYMGTFHNRKGNLDKAQSHFETIANAKNFSPFWYTSEAKRWLEEHN from the coding sequence ATGAAAAATAGCTGCTTTGCCCTTATTGCCTTACTCCTATTGACAAGCTGTAGTACTTCCGACAATACGAAAAGTGTTACGAAAAATACTGAACAGTTTAAATTGGAACTACAACATTTGAAGGAGTATTTCCATATTCCCGGACTGGCCGTGTTGGTCCAAAAAGGGGATTCCGTACTTTACGAAGATTACTTTGGCCATGCCAATGTTGAGGAGGATATTAAGGTGGATTCAACCACCCAGTTCCCCATCGCGTCCATTACCAAGGTTTTTGCGGGTGTTGCTTTGTTCAAACTGCAAGAAGAGGGAAAGCTTTCTTTTGAGGACGCCATCAACACTTATTTTGACGACCCTATTTTTGACGATTCCATAAAAATAAAACACGTCCTGTCCCATACCTCACAGGGAAGCCCAGGTGAAAACTTTTATTACAGTTATCGTTTTGGCGCGTTGACCCATGTCATTGAAAAGGCATCAAAAACTTCATTTGGGGATTATATTGGGAATGGGATTTTTGTACCCTTGGATTTGCAGAACACTTTTTTGCTAACGGATTCAACTTCGGTTACCAAGACTATGGCCAGACCCTACAATTTTGATGAACAGGTTGTTGCAGGACAAGTGGAGTACGGCGCTTCTGCTTCCGCCGGTATTGTTAGCAATCCAAGGGATATGGCCAAATTCAGCAAAGCCCTGGATGATAATGTATTATTGGACGAAACCTCGAAGCTTGGGATGTACACTCCCTTCGCATCCCACCTTCCATATGGCCATGGTATTTTCTCCCAAGTGTTTAATGGCAAAAAAGTGCTTTGGGCCTATGGACAATATGATTCCTATTCCAGTTTGCTTTTAAAAGTTCCCGAAGACCATCTAAGCCTTATCATACTTGCAAACAACAATTTGATGAGCGACCCTGCCCGACTTATCTATGGGGATGGCCTTTCCTCGCTTTTCACCCAGAGCTTTTTAAAAAATTATGTGTTTGATTTTGGTGATATGCCCCTATTTGAAAGCGGAAACGGCACGGAAAAATTTCAAAATACGGAGCTGCACCGAAAAAAGTTGCTTGCCGAAGCTTTGGCCTCTTCTTTTATGGCCCGTTTTGACGATTCGGAACTGGAAAAAAGCAAAAAATTGCTTCGACAGCTATTCAAGCAGTATCCCGATTATCCGGCCTACGCAGACCTCAACCTATTGCACAACCTTACGTTTATCAAAGATGTGCATTTTTCCAAAGATTTAGGGCCATTTGATGAATTTGACCCTCAAATTGAAGCCATAGCCAATACCTTATTAAAAAAAGACCAAGACAATCCCTATGTGAATATCTATATGGGAACCTTCCACAATCGCAAGGGAAATTTGGACAAGGCCCAATCCCATTTTGAAACTATTGCGAATGCCAAAAACTTTTCCCCTTTTTGGTACACTTCGGAGGCAAAGCGGTGGTTGGAAGAACACAACTAG
- a CDS encoding alpha/beta fold hydrolase, whose product MEDEIITDGKYRYIEIGEGKPIIILHGLMGGLSNFQGVTHFFPTKGYQVLVPELPIYDMPMLKTTVKNFAKFLEEFIAHKGLKDVILLGNSLGGHIGLLHTKLFPEKIKALVITGSSGLYESAMGDGYPKRGDYEFIKKKAQDVFYDPKVATKEIVDEVFATVNDRMKLVKTLAIAKSAIRHNMAKDLPNMQTPTCIIWGKQDNVTPPNVAEEFHELLPDSELFWIDKCGHAPMMEHPEQFNQILDAWLVKRGF is encoded by the coding sequence ATGGAAGACGAAATCATAACAGACGGTAAATACCGTTACATTGAAATTGGTGAAGGGAAGCCCATTATCATTCTTCATGGGCTCATGGGGGGTTTAAGCAATTTCCAGGGGGTGACCCATTTTTTTCCAACCAAAGGTTATCAAGTTTTGGTGCCCGAATTGCCCATCTATGACATGCCCATGCTCAAAACCACGGTAAAAAACTTTGCCAAGTTCCTAGAGGAGTTTATAGCCCATAAAGGCCTTAAAGACGTTATCCTTTTGGGAAATTCCCTGGGCGGCCATATTGGCCTTTTACATACCAAACTATTTCCTGAAAAAATAAAGGCATTGGTGATAACGGGCAGCTCCGGGCTCTATGAAAGTGCCATGGGTGATGGCTATCCCAAACGTGGGGATTACGAATTCATTAAAAAGAAGGCCCAGGACGTCTTCTATGACCCTAAAGTCGCTACCAAAGAGATTGTGGACGAGGTATTTGCAACGGTAAATGACCGAATGAAACTGGTGAAGACTTTGGCCATTGCCAAAAGTGCCATTCGCCACAATATGGCCAAGGATTTGCCCAATATGCAGACACCTACTTGTATTATTTGGGGGAAACAGGACAACGTTACCCCTCCAAACGTAGCAGAGGAGTTTCATGAGCTCCTACCGGATTCCGAATTGTTCTGGATCGACAAATGTGGCCATGCTCCCATGATGGAGCATCCTGAGCAATTCAACCAAATCTTGGATGCCTGGTTGGTAAAACGGGGCTTTTAG